In Paenibacillus sp. G2S3, a single window of DNA contains:
- a CDS encoding sensor histidine kinase, whose translation MEFQTDAIDRVIKNTIDVMESSKYQIFEILQVARDELAALNKELQRVMDETDETLKKVDKLELQYHRSRIRLTEVSRDFVRYSEKDIRIAYEKATELQLELMMTREREVYLRSRRDELQMRVRSVENSVERAESIGSQMSVVLEYLSGELGQVTRIVESAKNRQMIGLKIILAQEEERKRIAREIHDGPAQMLANLVLRTEIVERMLVKQEFGLVQDEVVDLKGQVRYSLEEMRKVIFNLRPMALDDLGLIPTLRKYVHDFEEKTKLRTTLETRGQEHRLSSAMEAAVYRLVQEALSNAAKHAYPSFVLVEITYQAQLIKIVIKDNGLGFNVQKLKNPQGNRESFGLVGMRERVELLEGRMEIISAENQGTTIVIHIPTNVEKGKE comes from the coding sequence GTGGAATTTCAAACCGATGCGATTGATCGCGTGATTAAAAATACCATCGACGTGATGGAGAGCAGCAAGTATCAGATTTTTGAAATATTGCAGGTTGCGCGTGATGAACTTGCTGCACTCAACAAAGAACTGCAGCGGGTCATGGACGAAACGGATGAGACATTGAAAAAAGTAGACAAGCTGGAGCTGCAGTATCACCGCTCCAGAATCCGGCTGACAGAGGTCAGCCGGGACTTTGTCCGCTACTCGGAGAAGGATATCCGTATTGCCTATGAGAAGGCTACGGAGCTACAGCTCGAACTCATGATGACGCGTGAGAGAGAGGTCTATCTTCGATCAAGACGTGATGAATTACAAATGCGAGTACGTAGTGTCGAAAATTCTGTAGAGCGTGCAGAGTCAATTGGTTCGCAAATGAGCGTAGTGCTCGAATATTTGTCGGGAGAACTAGGTCAAGTGACGAGAATTGTCGAATCTGCGAAGAACAGACAGATGATAGGACTCAAAATAATCCTGGCTCAAGAAGAAGAACGGAAGAGAATTGCCCGGGAAATTCATGATGGTCCTGCTCAAATGCTGGCGAATCTAGTCCTTAGGACGGAAATTGTAGAAAGAATGCTGGTAAAGCAGGAATTTGGGTTGGTGCAGGACGAAGTAGTAGATTTGAAAGGGCAGGTTCGATACAGCCTGGAAGAAATGCGTAAGGTCATCTTTAATTTACGACCGATGGCTCTCGATGATTTGGGATTAATTCCGACTTTGCGGAAATATGTGCATGATTTTGAGGAGAAGACGAAGCTGAGGACGACCTTGGAAACCAGAGGTCAGGAACATCGACTATCTTCGGCTATGGAGGCAGCGGTATACCGACTTGTCCAGGAAGCTCTGTCTAATGCAGCTAAACATGCCTACCCGAGTTTCGTATTGGTAGAGATTACTTACCAAGCGCAGTTAATTAAGATTGTGATTAAGGATAATGGATTAGGTTTTAATGTGCAAAAATTAAAGAATCCGCAGGGCAATCGTGAAAGCTTCGGGCTAGTAGGT
- a CDS encoding stalk domain-containing protein, protein MNEVFMEKKSNEVVRGIRSSSTKKWIAASLAGVLWIMPVIGSEGMMLFGQGSAPIAAAATAPFKVSKLGEEVITSGAIMMKYKYTTTRSGASASGLADVIRVDLNNPYVSLDVMTGKGGNLTTRQSTGGMAKETGAVAAVNGDYFNTGGEGAPIGGQVSGGVMVSTPSQLDGMYAFAVTKDRKPIIDEYSFEGMVTAPDGAQFEISGINKGAYSPEGGSSTYSHANAMYIYTDVWTALDRPKNSSTTPTEVLVENGVVTQISENAALSMAVPKGAYILRAHGLAARYVTAHLTVGQPVTSVYSLKSKTTQQSLDPANLQTMIGGHTILVNNGKAATFSRSTSSIGGYRARTALGYSQDGRYVYIIAAEKNGNSSGMSLTELQSFMTNIGVWKGLNLDGGGSTTMVDRPLGETSTTLTFNTEYGTEQRSIVNGLGVYTSAPQGQVKGIKISGSSALLVGQKATYSLKGYDTYYNPIDVAAGNPTWVSSGGSATVSAGEVTAVKPGTVTLTAKSGVASASTTVTVLGGEDLSSMSVGTATAPLTVGTTVSVPVTAATKSGATINVPDSALKWEFVGFKGAVKDGRLTVNAVDAGVTTGYAIARYDGFSAVVVLSTAAATTWEDFEKVSYPIDFTTNVPAVQGTATIVDGTAERVGSKVLSLSYDMTAGSGKMYAYAQLNGTSGKTVPALATSMSVDVMGDMSLNWLRAEFVDNSGATAYVDLAKIIDWNGWKNINIDLSGSGIKFPATLKRLYVVNVEEGQDERAKTGTVAVDNIKFTMPSLSSDAGLPKGTASMSIGSKAMTVNGNKKAIDVAPIVKDGSTYVPIRYVLDAFGGSATWDQVNKKIMVLRGAKALDLTVNKKEYLLNGKRQSAEVAPIILQGRTLVPLRLVSEQLGLTVKWEQKTKTVTIES, encoded by the coding sequence ATGAATGAAGTTTTCATGGAGAAGAAGAGTAACGAGGTTGTACGGGGAATAAGATCATCTTCCACTAAAAAGTGGATTGCTGCTTCATTGGCTGGTGTGTTATGGATTATGCCGGTAATCGGCAGTGAAGGTATGATGCTGTTTGGTCAGGGGTCTGCACCAATCGCAGCTGCAGCCACAGCTCCTTTTAAAGTAAGTAAGCTGGGAGAAGAAGTGATTACTTCGGGCGCCATTATGATGAAATATAAATATACTACTACACGTTCTGGGGCGAGTGCTTCTGGGCTTGCAGATGTCATTCGAGTAGATCTTAACAATCCATATGTTTCTTTAGATGTGATGACCGGTAAAGGTGGAAACCTGACTACACGGCAAAGTACTGGTGGCATGGCTAAAGAAACTGGAGCCGTAGCTGCTGTAAATGGCGATTATTTTAATACAGGCGGTGAGGGTGCTCCGATCGGTGGTCAAGTGTCAGGTGGAGTCATGGTGTCTACTCCTTCACAATTGGATGGAATGTATGCCTTTGCAGTGACAAAAGATCGCAAACCTATTATTGACGAGTACAGCTTCGAGGGGATGGTAACCGCACCAGATGGCGCACAGTTTGAGATCTCCGGTATCAATAAAGGTGCTTATAGTCCTGAAGGCGGAAGCTCTACATATAGCCATGCTAATGCTATGTATATCTACACAGATGTATGGACTGCACTCGACCGTCCTAAAAATAGCTCTACCACTCCAACAGAGGTACTTGTTGAGAATGGTGTAGTTACTCAAATCTCAGAAAATGCTGCACTTTCTATGGCGGTTCCAAAGGGAGCTTATATTTTGCGGGCACATGGCTTAGCCGCACGATATGTTACTGCCCATTTGACGGTAGGACAACCTGTAACAAGTGTGTATTCCCTGAAATCCAAGACTACACAGCAATCGCTTGATCCTGCAAATCTGCAAACGATGATCGGTGGACATACGATTCTAGTAAATAACGGAAAAGCAGCAACATTCTCGCGTTCAACTAGTAGTATTGGGGGTTATCGTGCACGTACGGCTTTAGGATATTCTCAGGATGGACGTTATGTATATATCATAGCTGCTGAGAAAAATGGCAATAGTTCAGGGATGTCTCTGACCGAATTGCAATCATTTATGACGAATATTGGAGTCTGGAAAGGTCTTAATCTCGATGGAGGTGGCTCTACAACGATGGTAGACCGTCCTCTTGGGGAAACCTCGACTACACTCACTTTTAATACAGAGTATGGCACAGAGCAACGCAGCATCGTTAACGGGCTTGGTGTCTACACCAGCGCACCTCAAGGTCAAGTGAAAGGAATTAAAATAAGCGGAAGTTCCGCACTGCTGGTTGGACAAAAGGCAACGTATTCTTTAAAAGGCTATGACACTTACTATAACCCTATTGATGTAGCAGCAGGTAATCCTACTTGGGTATCAAGCGGCGGAAGCGCAACGGTAAGTGCAGGAGAAGTAACGGCAGTGAAGCCAGGTACTGTCACTTTGACTGCTAAAAGCGGCGTGGCAAGCGCCTCTACAACCGTTACAGTTCTGGGTGGAGAAGATCTATCCAGTATGAGTGTAGGTACAGCTACAGCGCCGCTGACAGTCGGAACGACTGTGTCCGTCCCTGTTACGGCAGCTACGAAGAGTGGAGCAACTATTAATGTTCCGGATTCAGCCCTGAAGTGGGAGTTTGTAGGCTTTAAGGGAGCTGTGAAAGATGGCAGGCTTACTGTAAACGCTGTGGATGCAGGGGTTACTACAGGTTACGCTATTGCTCGTTATGATGGATTTAGTGCAGTGGTTGTATTATCGACTGCAGCAGCTACAACATGGGAAGATTTCGAGAAGGTAAGCTATCCAATCGACTTTACTACCAATGTTCCAGCGGTACAAGGTACTGCGACAATAGTGGATGGAACGGCTGAAAGAGTAGGCTCCAAGGTGCTGTCACTCAGTTATGATATGACGGCAGGAAGCGGAAAAATGTATGCTTATGCTCAGCTTAATGGTACAAGCGGAAAAACAGTTCCAGCGCTTGCAACTTCGATGTCGGTTGATGTGATGGGCGATATGAGCTTGAACTGGTTGCGTGCTGAATTTGTAGACAACAGTGGAGCTACAGCTTATGTGGATCTTGCTAAGATTATCGATTGGAACGGCTGGAAGAACATTAACATTGATTTGTCAGGCTCAGGCATCAAATTCCCAGCTACGCTGAAGAGACTCTATGTAGTCAACGTAGAGGAAGGCCAAGATGAACGTGCGAAGACGGGTACAGTTGCCGTTGATAATATCAAGTTTACAATGCCATCGCTTTCTAGTGATGCAGGCTTACCGAAAGGTACGGCTTCCATGAGCATTGGCTCGAAGGCAATGACTGTAAACGGAAATAAGAAAGCTATTGATGTAGCTCCAATTGTAAAAGACGGCAGTACTTATGTGCCAATTCGGTATGTACTCGATGCTTTTGGAGGCAGCGCTACTTGGGATCAGGTGAATAAGAAGATCATGGTATTACGCGGAGCCAAGGCACTGGATCTTACCGTAAATAAAAAAGAATATCTGCTGAACGGTAAACGTCAGAGTGCTGAAGTAGCACCTATTATTTTGCAAGGTAGGACTTTAGTACCGTTAAGACTAGTTTCTGAACAGCTAGGATTAACTGTAAAATGGGAACAGAAAACGAAGACCGTAACTATCGAATCGTGA